Genomic segment of Elusimicrobiota bacterium:
TGGAAAGCAAAGGATACGAATGGATTACCGGCGCTGTACCAGTTGCCGGGGGATCCCTGGTGGCCTCATGACAGAAAAACCCGATCTCAAAACTCTAGGGCAGGACTACCAGTATGGGTTCCATGATTCCATGGAGAATTACACGTTTCAATCGGGCCGGGGGCTGACGCGAGAAATTGTTGAAAGCATTTCCTCCATGAAGAAGGAACCGGCCTGGATGCGCGAGTTTCGGTTGAACGCTCTCGATACTTTCTTGAAAAAACCCATGCCGACGTGGGCGGATTCTCCGAGTTTGGCCAAGATCGATTTTGACAATATCCACTACTACATGAAACCCACGGACAAACAGGGAAAAACCTGGGAAGAAGTTCCGGAGGGCATTAAAAACACCTTTGATCGTTTGGGTATTCCCGAAGCCGAGCGAAAATTTCTCGCGGGGGTTACAGCTCAATACGAATCGGAGGTTGTTTATCATTCGTTGCGTGAAGATTTGCAGAAGTTGGGGGTGGCTTTCCTCAGCATGGACGATGGACTGAAACAGTATCCGGACATCGTCAAAAAATATTTTGCCACAGTGATCCCCACGGCGGACAATAAGTTTTCTGCGCTCAATTCCGCTGTCTGGTCTGGCGGCTCCTTTATTTATGTCCCCAAGGGAGTCAGCGTTCCCATTCCGCTTCAAGCCTATTTCCGAATTAATTCGGAGAACATGGGCCAATTCGAGCGGACGTTGATCATTGCGGATGAAGGATCTTTCGTGCATTACATCGAGGGGTGTACGGCGCCGACCTATTCGTCGGATTCGCTCCATTCCGCCGTGGTGGAGTTGATCGCTCTTCCCGGGGCCAAAATTCGGTACACCACGATCCAGAACTGGTCCAAAAACGTTTTCAATTTAGTGACCAAACGCGCGGTGGCCCACAAAAACGCCACCGTCGAATGGATCGACGGGAATTTAGGGTCCCAGCTCACCATGAAGTATCCCGCCATCTATTTGATGGGGGAGGGGGCCCGCGGGGAAGTTCTCTCCGTGGCGTTCTCCGGCAAAGATCAACACCAGGATGCCGGGTCAAAAATTGTTCATGGGGCTCCCAACACCACAAGCGTGGTGACCTCCAAATCCATATCCAAAGAAGGGGGGCGATCCAGCTACCGCGGTCTTGTGAAAGTGGTGCGGGGCGCCACCGGGTGCAAGTCCAACGTTCGGTGTGACGCGCTTCTTTTAGATGAAAAGTCCCGTTCCGATACGTATCCGACCATCGAAATTGATGAAGAGGATGTGTCCATGGGTCACGAGGCCACGGTATCGAAGATTGGGGAAGAGCAGCTCTTCTATCTTCAAAGTCGGGGTTTGAGCGAACACGAAGCGACACTGATGATCGTGAACGGATTTTTTGAGCCGTTCACCAAAGAACTTCCCATGGAATACGCGGTGGAATTAAACCGTCTCTTGGAAATGGAAATGGAGGGGTCCGTTGGCTGAACCATCCGACGTCATGGAACCGGTTTCAACATCGGCGGGGTTCTCCCGGGAGTTGTTGGCGGCGCTCGTGGCCGGAGGAAACGAAACCTCCGACCTTTCTGTATTCCGCTGTGATGCTTTTGAACGGTTTGAAAAGACACCCTGGCCCACGAAGGAAGACGAAGCCTGGCGGCGTACGGATCTTTCAGGTTTAAATTTGAATGGATTCGCCTTGGCGCCGGCGTCGGGGGAAACGCTGGCGGAGATTCCCGTGGCGTTTACGGAATTTGTGAGCCCAACGGATTCCTTGGTTCTGTGGGGCCCCAACGGTGTCCATCGACGTTCTCCAGCGGAATCGCTGGGCTCCGGGGTTGTTTTCCTCAGTTTGGCCGAGGCCCTTCGTCAATGTCCCGAGCTCGTTTGGCCTCATTTGGGCAAAGTGGTTTCCCCTTCGAACGGGAAGTTCGCGGGGTTGTCCACGGCGTTTTGGAATCGCGGTCTTTTCGTTTATGTCCCCAAGGGTGTTGACGCGGGTGTTGTTCTTCGGGGGGGCTACGCTCCTCATTTGGCGGCGGGAGAGTCCGCGGTCACGCGCACGCTGATCGTGGCCGAGCCGGGATCTCGCTTGACCTATATGGAAGATTACGCGGCGTCGGGACCTGAAGGAGATGGGGATGCCCTTTCGGTGGCGGGTGTCGAAATTGTGGTGGGGGAAAACGCCGAGGTGAGCTACGTGAATCTCCAACACCATGAGCGGTCCGTCAATCATTTCCTTTTTCAGAACGCGCGGTTGGCCCGGGACGCTCGGTTAACCACCGTCGCTGTGGCGTTGGGCGGGAAACTCTCCCGGGCCGATTTCGGGTCCCAACTCCAGGGGCCAGGGGCTGACGCTAAACTGTACGGATTGGTTTTTGGTGAGGGAGACCAACGTTTTACTCATCACACACGCCAGGAACATCAGGCTTCCCGAACAACGAGTGATCTTCTTTTTAAAGCCGCCTTGATGGATCAATCGAGGTCCATTTTTACGGGAATGATTCGTATTGAAAAAGAGGCGACGAAATCCGAGGCCTACATGGCGTCGAAGAATATTTTGTTGTCAGGTCAAGCGCGGGCCAACGCCATTCCCATGCTGGAAATATTGACAGACGATGTGAAGTGCGGTCATGGGGCGGCGGTGGGGGGGCTGGAAGAAGATCAACGCTTCTACCTGATGAGTCGGGGTCTGGATCGGCTCGAGGCCGAACGGGCCATGGTGGAAGGTTTTTTTGAGGACGTGCTTCAGCGGGCCCCGGTGCCGGCCTTGCACGAGCGGCTCCGTTCGGCCATCGATGAAAAGTTGAGCCGAGATCATGGGTGATTATTTCACGGTGGCCCGTTTGGATCAGGTCCCTCCGGGGGTCCTTAAAGTTTTTCGCGTGAGGGGACGGCGCATTGCCATGAGTCAAGTGGATGGCGCCTTTTACGCCATCGATGATCTCTGCTCCCACGACGAGGGGCCTTTGGGTGAAGGTGTTCTCCATGGGGACGAAGTGGAATGTCCCCGCCACGGGGCGCGCTTCAGTGTTAAAAGCGGGGCGGCCCTCCGCATGCCTGCGGTGGTCCCGGTGAAATGCCATAAAGTCCGAGTGGACGGACAAAACATTCAAGTTAAATTGGAAGATTAATATGAAATCAAACGGTCAACGCCCTGTCGCTTTTGATCCCGCCGTGGCTCGGCTGGATTTCCCGATCCTGTCCCGGCGCATTCACGGAAAACCTCTGGTTTATCTGGACAACGCGGCCACCACACAAAAACCCATGTCGGTCATAATGTCCATGACCGCCTACTACGAGCGAACCAACGCCAACGTTCACCGGGGGGTGCACACCCTTTCCCAGGAAGCCACGTCTCTCATGGAAGAGTCCCGGGCCCGGGTGGCCCGTTTCATTGGGGCTGACGATCCGGCCACGGTGATCTTTACTCGAAACGCGACGGAATCCATTAATCTGGTGGCTTACGCCTGGGGCCGCCGCAACCTAAAGGCCGGGGATGAAATTTTGTTGACCGAATTGGAACACCACTCGAACCTGATCCCCTGGCAGTTGGTGGCGCGGGACACGGGGGCGGTGTTGAAGTTTATCCCCATCACCGGTCGGGACGGCGTGTTGGATTTGGATCGCTTGCCTCAACTCCTCACCACACGAACGAAAATCTTGGCTGTGACCCACGCCTCAAACGCTCTGGGCACCATTAACCCCGTTGAAGAATTGGCGCGGCGTGCCCGGGCGGTGGGGGCCCTCGTGTTAATTGATGGAGCCCAATCCGTTCCCCACTTGCCTGTAGACGTGAAAACCCTGGGCTGTGATTTCCTGGCTTTCTCTTCCCACAAGATGCTGGGTCCGAACGGGTTGGGAGTCCTCTGGGGGCGGCGGAGTCTATTGGAATCCATGGAACCTTTTTTAGGTGGCGGGGACATGATCAAGGAAGTCTGGACCGATCACGCCACCTGGAACGATCTCCCCTATAAATTCGAAGCGGGAACGCCGAATATTACCGGGGCCATCGCGTTGGGTGAGGCCGTGGACTACCTGAACCGGATGGGGATGGACCGTATCCGAGCTCACGAGATTGAGCTGACGGGCTACGCCCTCCAACGTTTGAAAGAACGCTTTCCTGAAATTATTCTTTACGGCCCGTCGGATCCCACGCAACGTGGTGGTGTCATCAGCTTTGATCTTCCCGGTGTCCATTCCCATGATGTGGGGACCATTTTGGATCGCGAAGGAGTGGCCATTCGGGCGGGCCACCATTGTTGCCAAGTCCTCATGCGGAAACTGGAGATTTCTGGAACCGCTCGCGCCAGTTTTTATTTGTACAACACCCGGGAAGAAGTGGACGCCTTGGTTCGTTCGTTGGAAGAGGTGGAACGTCTTTTTGGTGTGGGGGTCCGATGACCGATGATCTTTATCGGGAAGTGATCTTAGATCACTACCGACATCCGCGGAACATGGGAAAAATCCCGACTCCGGATATTTGTGTGAATGGGGTGAATCCTCTTTGCGGGGACGCCATTGAACTGACCTTTCTGGTGCGGGACGGGCGTATTGACGATATCAAAATGGCGGGCAACGGATGTTCCATTTCCCAGTCGTCGGCGTCGATGATGACGGAGGCGCTGAAAGGGAAAAGTTTAACGGATTCGGCCGGTTTGGCGGACGCGTTCAAGAAGATGATGTTGGAGAATGCTCCCGCTGACCAGCTTCCAGAAGATCTGGAAGAGTTGGCCTCGCTCGAAGGGGTTCGTAAATACCCAGTCCGGATCAAATGCGCTCTGTTGGCGTGGAACACCTTTCTCCAGGGACTCAAGGAATTCGAAGATAAAAAAACGCAGTCACCGATTCAAGGATAGGGGGAAATTATGTCTGTCACGGTTGAACAGGTCAATGGAGTCTTGAAAACGATTTTTGATCCGGAAATCCATTTGAGCATTTGGGATTTGGGTCTGATTTATGGTGTGGAGGTGACCCCGGATGGAAATGGAAAAGACAAGGTGGCCGTTCGTATGACACTGACGACGCCGGCGTGTCCCTACGGTCCAGCTTTACTCAGCAAAGTCCACGCCGACCTCGGCGCCATGGCCGGGGTTTCGGATGTGAAAGTGGACCTGGCGTGGATTCCTCCCTGGGACCCGCGTACCATGGCGTCGGATGAAGCCAAGCTTCAGATGGGTCTTTTTGAGCTGAACGATGACGACGAAGACGAGCCCACGTCAGAGAGTGCGGCCGCTTCCCTTTCCAAACCTCAAAAGTAAGGTATAATAGCACCGCAAGAACGAGGAAACTTTGCGGGCGTAGTTCAGTTGGTAGAACGTCTCGTTGCCAACGAGAAGGTCGTCGGTTCGAACCCGATCGCCCGCTCCATCTTCAGGAAAAAGACCCCGATTCGACTCGGGGTCTTTTTTTTGACGCTTTTGTCCCCCATGTTCATTTCTTATGGTACAATTCTGACGGTAGGTTGTATTATTTTTGAAAGGAGTTTCAAATGAAGAAAAACATTTTTGTTTCTTTTCTGAGTGTTTTGGTCTTGTCGCTGTCGGCGTGCGTTTCCTCATCGCGGTTTAAGAAAATGGAAACGGCGAAATTGGAAATTGAAACCCAGGCGGAAGAATTAAGAGCCCAGATTGATGCGTTGTCTTCCCAAAAAGAAATGCTGAGCCAAGACGTCGAACAATTAACAGCGGAGCAACAGGCCCTTCAACAGGAAGCCGAGAATCGGGAGAAGGGATACAACGAACTGGTGAGCCGGCTGTCCTCGGAGGTCAACGAGGGGAAGTTGCAGGTTCGGAAATTCAAAGACATGCTTTCGGTTGATGTGGCGGAAAAGATCTTTTTTGCTTCGGGAAGCGCCAGCTTAAAGAAAGAGGGTGAAGCTGTTCTTCTTAAAGTGGGGGAAGCTCTGGCGAATTTTTCCGACAAAAACATCCGCGTTGTGGGGCACACGGACAACGTCCCCGTTTCAAAGCGATCCCCTTTCTCGAGCAATTGGGAGCTTTCCGTTATGAGAGCAACCACGGTGGTGCGGTTTCTTCAAGAGAAAGCCCACTTGTCCCCGGAAAGCCTCATCGCTTCTGGTCAGGGCGAATATCAACCCATCGCTTCAAACGAGACCGCTGAAGGGCGACAGAAGAATCGGCGGATCGAAATCATGCTGTTGGACAAATCCCTCGTTGAAGCGATTGAAAAATCCAGCGAGACTCAATAGGTTTTCGGGGTTCTCTCGGTGAGGGAACCCGGTCAGATTTGACCGGGTAAAAAATGGTAAAATCCCTCTGCGATCGAGGGTGAAATTTAGATAGGCGACTCTGTTGTTCTTTTTTGATGGTCTGAACCGCCTGATAATTAGAAGGAATGCGGTTTAGACCCGGGGCGCTCACGAACTCGTGACTGAGGCGTGGGAGCCGAAGAAATGGTTGGAGGGCGTAAGCCCGGAAACCACGCCCGTCACCATTCAGGCGAAAGTTCCCAAAGTGCCATTGGGCACTTTGACTTTGCTGATCCCGTGACGCACAAAAGATTTTGAGCGTCACGGGCCGGGGCGCTCACGAACTCGCGCCCGTCACCATTCAGGCGAAAGTTCCCAAAGTGCCATTGGGCACTTTGACTTTCGCCGGTGACCCCATAGCTCAATTGGATAGAGCGTCTGCCTACGGAGCAGAAGGTTGTAGGTTCAAGTCCTACTGGGGTCGATTTTTATAATCAAAACCCCACCTTTCCCCCACGGCGTTGGGGGCGAAGGTGGGGTTTTTTTGCTTTTAGAGGTGTCTTGACAAAGGGGGAGTTCTAGGTTAGAATTGAAATTGAGAATCAATATCAATATGGATCCCTTTCTCCTCCTTCGTCAATCGATTCAGGCCCGCGGGTTGCGGGAGACCTCCCAGCGCGAGGGGGTATTGCGTTTTTTAGCTCAAGCCAAGGGACATTTAACCTTGGAAGATATTTATGAAGCTCTTCGTTCCCGTCTTTCAGGGATTGGGCGGGCCACTGTGTTTCGCACCGTGAAGTTGTTGGAAGAGATTGGACTTGTTTCCCGGGTCACCTTTGCGGACGGTCAGGCGCGGTACGAATACGCTTATGGGCGAGAACACCATGACCACATGATTTGTGTGGATTGCGGCAAAGCGTTGGAGTTTTCCAGCCCTGCCATCGAACGGCTTCAAACAGAGGCCGCTCGTGCGCGAGGGTTTGAGCTGCGGTGGCATCGTCACGAAATGTTTGGGCGGTGTTCCGTGTGTTCCTCCAAACCGGTGCGCCGGTCGGTGGGCGTGGGGGGGAAGGGATGAGCGAGGCGCGTTCCCCCTCCGATCGGAAGACCCTTATCCTGCTGGGAAACCCCAATGTGGGGAAATCCGTCCTTTTTGGACGGATCACGGGTAA
This window contains:
- the sufB gene encoding Fe-S cluster assembly protein SufB; its protein translation is MTEKPDLKTLGQDYQYGFHDSMENYTFQSGRGLTREIVESISSMKKEPAWMREFRLNALDTFLKKPMPTWADSPSLAKIDFDNIHYYMKPTDKQGKTWEEVPEGIKNTFDRLGIPEAERKFLAGVTAQYESEVVYHSLREDLQKLGVAFLSMDDGLKQYPDIVKKYFATVIPTADNKFSALNSAVWSGGSFIYVPKGVSVPIPLQAYFRINSENMGQFERTLIIADEGSFVHYIEGCTAPTYSSDSLHSAVVELIALPGAKIRYTTIQNWSKNVFNLVTKRAVAHKNATVEWIDGNLGSQLTMKYPAIYLMGEGARGEVLSVAFSGKDQHQDAGSKIVHGAPNTTSVVTSKSISKEGGRSSYRGLVKVVRGATGCKSNVRCDALLLDEKSRSDTYPTIEIDEEDVSMGHEATVSKIGEEQLFYLQSRGLSEHEATLMIVNGFFEPFTKELPMEYAVELNRLLEMEMEGSVG
- the sufD gene encoding Fe-S cluster assembly protein SufD — translated: MAEPSDVMEPVSTSAGFSRELLAALVAGGNETSDLSVFRCDAFERFEKTPWPTKEDEAWRRTDLSGLNLNGFALAPASGETLAEIPVAFTEFVSPTDSLVLWGPNGVHRRSPAESLGSGVVFLSLAEALRQCPELVWPHLGKVVSPSNGKFAGLSTAFWNRGLFVYVPKGVDAGVVLRGGYAPHLAAGESAVTRTLIVAEPGSRLTYMEDYAASGPEGDGDALSVAGVEIVVGENAEVSYVNLQHHERSVNHFLFQNARLARDARLTTVAVALGGKLSRADFGSQLQGPGADAKLYGLVFGEGDQRFTHHTRQEHQASRTTSDLLFKAALMDQSRSIFTGMIRIEKEATKSEAYMASKNILLSGQARANAIPMLEILTDDVKCGHGAAVGGLEEDQRFYLMSRGLDRLEAERAMVEGFFEDVLQRAPVPALHERLRSAIDEKLSRDHG
- a CDS encoding non-heme iron oxygenase ferredoxin subunit is translated as MGDYFTVARLDQVPPGVLKVFRVRGRRIAMSQVDGAFYAIDDLCSHDEGPLGEGVLHGDEVECPRHGARFSVKSGAALRMPAVVPVKCHKVRVDGQNIQVKLED
- a CDS encoding cysteine desulfurase yields the protein MKSNGQRPVAFDPAVARLDFPILSRRIHGKPLVYLDNAATTQKPMSVIMSMTAYYERTNANVHRGVHTLSQEATSLMEESRARVARFIGADDPATVIFTRNATESINLVAYAWGRRNLKAGDEILLTELEHHSNLIPWQLVARDTGAVLKFIPITGRDGVLDLDRLPQLLTTRTKILAVTHASNALGTINPVEELARRARAVGALVLIDGAQSVPHLPVDVKTLGCDFLAFSSHKMLGPNGLGVLWGRRSLLESMEPFLGGGDMIKEVWTDHATWNDLPYKFEAGTPNITGAIALGEAVDYLNRMGMDRIRAHEIELTGYALQRLKERFPEIILYGPSDPTQRGGVISFDLPGVHSHDVGTILDREGVAIRAGHHCCQVLMRKLEISGTARASFYLYNTREEVDALVRSLEEVERLFGVGVR
- a CDS encoding SUF system NifU family Fe-S cluster assembly protein, whose protein sequence is MTDDLYREVILDHYRHPRNMGKIPTPDICVNGVNPLCGDAIELTFLVRDGRIDDIKMAGNGCSISQSSASMMTEALKGKSLTDSAGLADAFKKMMLENAPADQLPEDLEELASLEGVRKYPVRIKCALLAWNTFLQGLKEFEDKKTQSPIQG
- a CDS encoding DUF59 domain-containing protein — translated: MSVTVEQVNGVLKTIFDPEIHLSIWDLGLIYGVEVTPDGNGKDKVAVRMTLTTPACPYGPALLSKVHADLGAMAGVSDVKVDLAWIPPWDPRTMASDEAKLQMGLFELNDDDEDEPTSESAAASLSKPQK
- a CDS encoding OmpA family protein, yielding MKKNIFVSFLSVLVLSLSACVSSSRFKKMETAKLEIETQAEELRAQIDALSSQKEMLSQDVEQLTAEQQALQQEAENREKGYNELVSRLSSEVNEGKLQVRKFKDMLSVDVAEKIFFASGSASLKKEGEAVLLKVGEALANFSDKNIRVVGHTDNVPVSKRSPFSSNWELSVMRATTVVRFLQEKAHLSPESLIASGQGEYQPIASNETAEGRQKNRRIEIMLLDKSLVEAIEKSSETQ
- a CDS encoding transcriptional repressor, which gives rise to MDPFLLLRQSIQARGLRETSQREGVLRFLAQAKGHLTLEDIYEALRSRLSGIGRATVFRTVKLLEEIGLVSRVTFADGQARYEYAYGREHHDHMICVDCGKALEFSSPAIERLQTEAARARGFELRWHRHEMFGRCSVCSSKPVRRSVGVGGKG